Proteins co-encoded in one Prevotella sp. E13-27 genomic window:
- a CDS encoding glycosyltransferase family 4 protein — protein MTKVLYDYQGFMEHHGGVSNSFVQLISHMPESIKYDIGIVDSDNEHLKHSNIADVQPCRLLRRNFIKKEHFPTKGHLYDMYKWLFPYKTSEATNEKRVIELLQREKYDVFHPTYFHPYFLKYIKDTPFVLTIHDMTPERAKQHDKQKKWKRLLAPKAAHIIAVSESTKNDVVEMLGISPSKISVIYHAAPDDQTSVEPPIFSDFPYILFVGRRGGYKNFGPMVRSMAPILRNHPQLHLVCTGNPFTAEEETCLKELGISDQTIQYYAADTELQNLYANACCFIFPSEYEGFGIPILEAYNAHCPVLLNNASCFPEIAQDAALFFNMNSEGTNLAEVLEDFLSWDNSKRRELITRQDERLKFFSWEKSARQLSEIYEKVAQHG, from the coding sequence ATGACAAAAGTTCTATACGATTATCAAGGATTCATGGAGCATCATGGTGGTGTGTCCAATAGCTTTGTACAGCTGATTAGCCACATGCCTGAGTCCATCAAATACGATATTGGCATTGTTGACAGCGACAATGAGCACTTGAAACATTCCAACATAGCTGATGTTCAACCTTGCCGACTATTAAGACGCAATTTCATAAAGAAGGAACATTTCCCAACCAAGGGCCATTTATACGATATGTACAAATGGCTGTTTCCTTATAAAACATCAGAGGCAACTAACGAGAAGCGTGTCATTGAATTACTACAGCGGGAAAAGTATGATGTGTTCCATCCTACCTATTTCCATCCATACTTCCTGAAGTATATCAAAGACACTCCATTTGTGCTGACCATTCATGACATGACGCCTGAACGCGCAAAGCAACATGACAAGCAGAAGAAATGGAAACGTCTGCTTGCACCAAAGGCAGCTCATATCATCGCGGTGTCTGAATCTACAAAGAATGATGTAGTGGAAATGTTAGGTATTTCTCCATCCAAGATATCAGTTATCTATCATGCTGCGCCCGACGATCAGACGTCTGTGGAACCACCAATCTTCTCAGATTTCCCATATATACTGTTCGTAGGACGACGTGGCGGCTATAAGAATTTCGGACCTATGGTTCGCAGCATGGCACCAATACTGCGGAATCATCCTCAGTTACATCTTGTCTGCACAGGCAATCCATTTACAGCAGAAGAGGAAACCTGTTTAAAGGAGCTTGGAATCAGTGACCAAACGATTCAGTATTATGCCGCTGATACGGAACTACAGAATCTTTATGCTAACGCATGCTGTTTCATCTTTCCGTCAGAATACGAGGGTTTCGGTATTCCTATATTAGAAGCATATAATGCCCATTGCCCAGTATTACTGAACAATGCCAGTTGTTTCCCAGAGATAGCGCAGGATGCCGCCCTGTTCTTTAACATGAACAGCGAAGGCACTAATCTTGCTGAAGTTCTTGAGGATTTCCTTAGTTGGGATAACAGTAAACGCAGAGAGTTAATCACACGTCAGGACGAACGCCTGAAATTCTTCTCTTGGGAAAAGTCTGCACGCCAGCTAAGTGAGATTTATGAGAAGGTGGCACAGCATGGATAA
- a CDS encoding LTA synthase family protein has product MSKVVFLLAYHSLLTECTWGEQLAVIWYGLRLDFAMAGYLTLLPGLMLAVNVWYNGKLLHGLWKGYLALTSIIASLAYVANIGLYGYWGFPLDNTPILYIRTSPADAAASLVWWQLLLGVLAVAVVATAIYLLPFRLPQKESAHTTRGTQVVITIVLLLLEASLILPIRGGVGTGTNHTGSVYFSTSPRLNHAAVNPMFSFMESVLHQQQIGTKYRFMADDEANRLMSELTKTTLRADSVTAINDSTATEEIRKLRNTRPNIILITLEGFSDTVMRVKDITPNLERLTHEGLYFTNFYTNSFRTDRALVSVHSGLPAQTTMSVMDNPRISTSLPSIAGTLSKNGYATTFYYGGDINYSNMRSYFVGTGFHTIVSDKGFPRELHTGKWGVADGAVYDRIIADIKATSDEPFFLSIMTESSHEPFDVPNYKRVDDEVLNAFSYADDCLGRFITQLKELPCWDKTLVVIVPDHLGAFPSNIDNYQYWRYHAPLIILGGMMKTNATCNVVGSQIDISATLFGLLGISHEEFTYSKDLLDNSAPHFAFFTFPDAMGIITDSSRVIFDNTANQAVSPEGAYTDSLTQKAKAYLQKLYDDIDKR; this is encoded by the coding sequence ATGAGCAAGGTCGTATTCCTTTTGGCTTACCACTCGTTACTGACAGAATGCACATGGGGCGAACAGCTGGCCGTGATATGGTACGGACTGCGCCTCGATTTCGCCATGGCGGGATACCTGACATTGTTACCTGGTCTGATGCTTGCAGTGAATGTGTGGTATAATGGTAAGCTGCTACATGGGCTATGGAAAGGATATCTTGCACTGACATCAATAATTGCATCATTGGCCTACGTGGCCAATATCGGTCTTTACGGCTACTGGGGATTCCCTTTAGACAATACACCTATATTATATATAAGGACATCACCGGCTGATGCGGCAGCAAGTCTGGTGTGGTGGCAACTGTTACTTGGAGTATTGGCGGTGGCAGTGGTGGCTACAGCCATCTACTTGCTACCGTTCCGATTACCCCAAAAGGAATCAGCACACACAACTCGCGGAACACAGGTTGTCATCACCATAGTATTACTTTTGCTTGAGGCAAGTCTGATATTGCCTATACGAGGAGGTGTGGGCACTGGCACCAACCATACTGGCAGCGTATATTTTTCTACTTCTCCCAGATTGAACCATGCGGCTGTCAACCCGATGTTCAGTTTTATGGAATCAGTACTGCACCAGCAGCAGATAGGCACCAAATATCGGTTCATGGCTGACGATGAAGCTAATAGGCTCATGTCCGAGCTTACAAAGACAACACTTAGAGCCGACTCAGTGACAGCTATCAACGACAGTACTGCCACTGAAGAAATAAGAAAGCTAAGGAATACGCGCCCAAATATCATTCTTATCACTCTGGAAGGTTTCTCCGACACTGTGATGAGAGTAAAAGACATAACACCAAATCTGGAAAGGCTAACTCACGAAGGCTTGTATTTCACTAATTTCTATACAAACAGCTTCCGCACCGACCGAGCGCTTGTCTCTGTACATAGCGGACTGCCTGCACAGACGACAATGAGCGTGATGGACAACCCACGCATAAGCACTTCCCTACCCTCCATCGCCGGCACCCTGTCAAAGAACGGCTATGCCACAACGTTCTACTATGGCGGTGATATTAACTACAGTAACATGCGCTCTTATTTCGTTGGAACTGGATTCCATACGATTGTTTCCGACAAAGGTTTTCCTCGAGAATTGCACACCGGCAAATGGGGAGTGGCCGACGGTGCTGTCTATGACAGGATTATTGCCGACATAAAAGCTACAAGCGATGAGCCATTCTTCTTAAGCATCATGACCGAAAGCAGCCATGAGCCTTTCGACGTGCCAAATTACAAGCGCGTTGACGACGAGGTGCTCAATGCATTCTCGTATGCTGATGATTGTCTCGGACGCTTTATAACTCAACTGAAAGAGCTTCCTTGTTGGGACAAAACCCTTGTTGTAATAGTACCTGACCACCTCGGTGCTTTCCCCAGTAACATCGACAACTATCAATACTGGCGATATCATGCACCACTGATAATCTTAGGAGGCATGATGAAAACCAACGCCACATGCAATGTCGTAGGCTCGCAGATTGACATATCTGCCACGCTGTTTGGACTTTTAGGCATTAGCCACGAGGAGTTCACCTACTCCAAAGATCTGTTAGATAACAGTGCGCCTCACTTCGCGTTCTTCACCTTCCCCGACGCCATGGGAATAATTACCGACAGTAGCCGAGTTATCTTCGACAACACTGCCAATCAGGCGGTCTCACCGGAAGGCGCTTATACAGACTCTCTCACACAGAAAGCGAAAGCATATCTCCAGAAACTCTACGATGACATAGACAAAAGATAG
- a CDS encoding glycosyltransferase family 1 protein, with translation MKQQLTIGLDAKRIVRNGTGLGSYGRTLANDLANIDDLQLLLYAPDSGREALRTQVPERSNLRYVYPLSSYPSPLASLYKSYWRSRGIIGQLKADGVQVFHGLSGELPIGIRKAGIKTVVTIHDLIFMRHPEYYNWIDVQIYRKKFFKTLREADSIVAISECTRRDIVELGGVPEEKIELIYQSCATRFSSNVAPDDTERVKQAYHLPQRYILGVGSIEERKNMMLAAKALHWLPDDICLVLVGKATKYTKRITDMAQREQLSHRIMTLHGVPDKDLPSLYALAEAFVYPSRYEGFGIPIIEAIRMGLPVVACTGSCLEEAGGPDNLYVNPDDAEAMASSVKSVLRGAEGRKRRIELSQQYIRRFENNDAAEHFAELYRKLMF, from the coding sequence ATGAAACAACAACTCACCATAGGACTCGACGCGAAACGCATAGTGCGCAACGGCACAGGACTGGGCAGCTATGGACGTACGCTGGCTAACGACCTTGCCAACATTGACGATTTGCAGTTGCTTCTCTATGCCCCAGACAGTGGACGCGAAGCTCTACGCACACAAGTGCCTGAACGTTCAAACCTGCGTTACGTCTATCCCCTATCCTCTTACCCCTCACCTCTCGCCTCTCTCTACAAATCCTATTGGCGCTCACGAGGCATCATAGGACAGCTGAAAGCCGACGGTGTACAGGTGTTCCATGGACTGTCTGGCGAGCTTCCGATAGGCATTCGCAAAGCAGGCATCAAGACGGTAGTGACCATCCATGATCTTATCTTCATGCGCCATCCTGAATACTACAACTGGATTGACGTTCAGATATATCGTAAAAAATTCTTCAAGACGCTCCGCGAAGCAGACAGCATAGTGGCTATCAGCGAGTGTACACGTCGCGACATTGTCGAACTGGGCGGTGTACCCGAAGAAAAGATCGAGCTTATCTATCAAAGCTGTGCAACACGCTTCTCTTCTAATGTCGCCCCTGACGATACTGAACGTGTAAAACAGGCTTATCATCTGCCTCAGCGTTATATCCTCGGTGTCGGTTCCATTGAAGAACGTAAGAACATGATGCTTGCAGCCAAAGCCCTTCACTGGCTTCCCGATGATATTTGCCTTGTACTTGTGGGGAAAGCAACAAAATACACGAAACGCATCACAGACATGGCTCAGCGCGAACAGCTCTCCCACCGTATCATGACGCTTCACGGCGTGCCCGATAAAGACCTGCCTTCACTCTACGCATTAGCCGAGGCCTTTGTCTATCCGTCACGCTACGAAGGTTTCGGCATACCCATCATCGAAGCCATCCGCATGGGACTGCCTGTCGTTGCCTGCACCGGCTCTTGTCTGGAAGAGGCTGGCGGTCCAGATAACCTGTATGTTAACCCTGATGATGCAGAGGCTATGGCATCGTCTGTCAAGAGCGTCCTCAGAGGTGCCGAAGGTCGTAAGCGCCGCATAGAACTGTCACAACAATACATACGTCGCTTCGAGAACAACGATGCTGCCGAGCATTTTGCCGAGCTATACCGTAAGTTAATGTTTTAA
- a CDS encoding membrane dipeptidase: MNRFDLTKSLADIYSSKSFSVDGRQPVIGITGNYGEQTCKLGEGYYKQIVKAGGTPLVIPPTSDEETLLSVLGRIDGLLLSGGADINPLYCGEEPVRKLGGINAERDLPELLLARLAFNRQMPILGICRGIQTMAVALGGKVAQDISDSCSIKHSQDADRSEPTHSVSVEAGSVLYNIYNSGVEPLTLFVNSFHHQAVSDAGEHFRVVARSKDGIIEAIESSEEKPFIGVQWHPECLGADGLPLFRWLVDEAKIYSKVQSLHKQIITLDSHCDTPMLFPQNVNFGTRDNRILVDLPKMEEGGLDATIMVCYLPQPKPGEPFQKNIAFDVAGPRAYADFIFDKIEQIVNENSGRLALARTPAELLLNKQSGKKTIILGIENGLALEGDIANVKHFADRGVVYITLCHNGDNDICDSARSTQTHGGLSDFGARVIKEMNRCGVMVDLSHGAESSFYDALQVSDLPIVCSHSSARALCDHPRNLTDDQMRALAAKGGVCQVTLYHGFVKKDSNPGEATILDAMQHLDHAIKIMGIDHVGLGTDFDGDGGVRGLADASELKLFTRQLLARRYSEADIQKIWGGNFLRVMEKVQQERLI, from the coding sequence ATGAATCGTTTTGACCTAACTAAATCTTTAGCAGACATTTATTCCTCAAAGAGTTTCAGCGTTGACGGACGTCAGCCTGTCATTGGCATCACCGGTAACTATGGCGAACAGACATGTAAGCTCGGTGAGGGTTATTATAAGCAGATTGTTAAAGCCGGTGGTACACCGCTGGTCATTCCCCCTACATCAGACGAAGAGACGTTGCTCTCTGTCCTTGGCCGTATTGATGGACTGCTACTTAGTGGCGGTGCCGACATCAATCCTCTATACTGTGGAGAGGAACCTGTCAGAAAGCTCGGTGGCATAAATGCTGAGCGTGATTTGCCTGAGCTGTTGCTGGCACGTCTTGCCTTTAACCGCCAGATGCCTATATTGGGCATCTGTCGCGGCATTCAGACCATGGCTGTCGCTTTGGGTGGCAAGGTGGCACAGGATATAAGTGATTCATGTAGTATAAAGCATTCGCAGGATGCTGACCGTTCAGAACCTACACATAGCGTGAGCGTTGAAGCAGGCTCTGTTCTATATAATATATATAATAGTGGTGTAGAGCCGCTCACACTCTTTGTGAACTCGTTCCATCATCAGGCTGTTAGCGATGCCGGAGAGCATTTCCGTGTGGTGGCAAGATCTAAGGATGGCATTATAGAGGCCATAGAGAGTAGTGAGGAGAAACCATTCATCGGTGTGCAGTGGCACCCAGAGTGTCTTGGTGCCGATGGGTTACCTTTGTTCCGTTGGCTTGTCGATGAGGCTAAGATTTATTCTAAGGTGCAGAGTCTGCATAAACAGATAATCACACTGGACAGCCATTGTGACACACCAATGCTCTTTCCCCAGAACGTAAACTTCGGTACGCGCGACAATAGAATACTCGTCGATCTGCCAAAGATGGAAGAGGGCGGTCTTGATGCAACTATAATGGTGTGCTACCTGCCTCAGCCTAAACCTGGCGAGCCATTCCAGAAGAACATAGCTTTCGATGTGGCAGGTCCACGAGCCTATGCCGATTTTATCTTTGACAAGATAGAACAGATTGTTAATGAGAACTCTGGTCGTCTGGCATTGGCACGTACACCAGCAGAACTGTTGCTTAACAAACAGAGTGGTAAGAAGACAATCATACTCGGCATAGAGAACGGCTTGGCACTGGAGGGCGATATTGCTAACGTGAAGCATTTCGCTGACCGTGGTGTGGTGTATATCACTTTATGTCATAATGGTGATAACGATATATGTGACTCTGCGCGTAGCACTCAGACCCACGGTGGACTGAGCGACTTCGGTGCAAGGGTGATAAAGGAGATGAACAGATGCGGTGTGATGGTTGACCTGAGCCATGGGGCTGAGAGCAGTTTCTACGATGCGCTTCAGGTCTCTGACTTGCCTATAGTGTGCAGCCACTCGTCTGCTCGTGCTCTTTGTGACCATCCACGAAACCTCACCGACGACCAGATGCGCGCCCTCGCTGCGAAAGGCGGTGTATGTCAGGTGACACTTTATCATGGTTTCGTGAAGAAAGATTCTAATCCAGGCGAGGCAACCATACTGGATGCTATGCAACATCTTGACCATGCCATAAAGATTATGGGTATAGACCATGTGGGACTGGGCACCGACTTCGACGGCGATGGTGGTGTGCGTGGTCTTGCCGATGCTAGTGAGCTGAAACTGTTTACCCGTCAGCTGTTGGCGCGTCGCTATAGCGAAGCCGACATACAGAAGATCTGGGGAGGCAATTTCCTGCGTGTAATGGAGAAGGTACAGCAGGAAAGGTTGATTTAA
- a CDS encoding Lrp/AsnC family transcriptional regulator yields the protein MEKIDNLDKKILSIVSKDARLPFKDVAAECGVSRAAVHQRVQRLIAADIITGSGFNVNPKSIGYSTCTYVGITLERGSMYKDVVRRLELIPEVVECHFTTGPYTMMVKLFARDNEQLMQLLNGQLQEIPGVMATETLISLEQSIKREIPVHFDDIEE from the coding sequence ATGGAAAAAATAGACAATCTCGATAAAAAGATTCTAAGTATTGTGTCGAAAGATGCTCGTCTGCCATTCAAGGATGTGGCAGCAGAGTGTGGCGTGTCGCGTGCCGCCGTGCACCAGCGCGTGCAGCGTCTTATAGCTGCCGACATCATTACAGGTAGTGGGTTCAATGTTAATCCAAAGTCAATAGGCTATTCCACATGTACCTATGTAGGCATAACGCTTGAGCGCGGTTCCATGTACAAAGACGTGGTAAGGCGATTGGAGCTTATCCCAGAGGTGGTGGAGTGTCATTTCACAACAGGTCCTTATACCATGATGGTAAAACTGTTTGCCCGTGATAACGAGCAGCTTATGCAGTTGTTGAACGGACAACTTCAGGAGATTCCCGGTGTCATGGCAACCGAAACGCTCATCTCTTTAGAGCAGAGCATCAAGCGTGAAATACCTGTGCACTTCGATGACATTGAAGAATAG
- a CDS encoding FKBP-type peptidyl-prolyl cis-trans isomerase, with the protein MKKILLLALTILVGASFTTAEAGKKDKKKKKDAAPVEAPVKLVSGSDSLSYMAGVTMTNGLMDYLIKQQGVDTAYIADFVAGFKEAITSANDPRQTARMAGVDIARQVSQRMFPGLKQEFTDTPDSIITDLFYRGFIDGVKGDTTVMKMTVASEKFSLKQQQNKAAKDEKLYGAVREAGRKFLEENKTKDGVITTPSGLQYKVLTAGTGVVPQRTDRVKVHYEGRLIDGTVFDASKKHGTEPAVFRADQVIKGWTEALTMMPVGSKWQLYIPYDLAYGERGAGKDIKPYATLIFDVELVGIEK; encoded by the coding sequence ATGAAGAAGATACTCTTACTGGCACTCACCATCCTGGTGGGTGCTTCTTTTACCACTGCTGAAGCAGGTAAAAAGGATAAGAAGAAAAAGAAGGATGCTGCTCCTGTTGAGGCTCCTGTCAAGCTTGTCAGCGGCAGCGACTCTCTGAGCTATATGGCTGGTGTTACCATGACCAATGGTTTGATGGACTATCTCATCAAGCAGCAGGGTGTGGATACTGCTTATATCGCTGATTTCGTGGCGGGCTTCAAGGAGGCTATTACCTCTGCTAACGATCCTCGTCAGACGGCCCGCATGGCAGGTGTTGATATTGCTCGCCAGGTGTCACAGCGCATGTTCCCTGGATTGAAGCAGGAGTTCACTGATACTCCCGACAGCATCATAACAGACCTTTTCTATCGTGGCTTCATCGACGGTGTGAAGGGCGATACCACTGTTATGAAAATGACTGTGGCAAGCGAGAAGTTCAGCTTGAAGCAGCAGCAGAATAAGGCTGCCAAGGATGAGAAACTCTATGGCGCTGTACGCGAGGCAGGACGCAAGTTCCTTGAAGAGAACAAGACCAAGGATGGCGTTATCACCACTCCCAGCGGTTTGCAGTACAAGGTTCTCACTGCCGGTACAGGTGTTGTGCCTCAGCGCACAGACCGTGTGAAGGTTCACTATGAGGGACGTCTCATTGATGGTACAGTGTTCGATGCTTCAAAGAAACATGGCACTGAGCCTGCTGTGTTCCGTGCCGATCAGGTCATAAAGGGTTGGACTGAGGCTCTCACCATGATGCCTGTTGGTTCTAAGTGGCAGCTCTACATCCCATACGACCTGGCATACGGCGAGCGTGGCGCAGGCAAGGACATTAAGCCATACGCAACTCTCATCTTCGATGTTGAACTCGTAGGTATTGAGAAGTAA
- a CDS encoding FKBP-type peptidyl-prolyl cis-trans isomerase, with protein sequence MKKFFSMAVMAIAVAAMTSCGNGTPKESLKSDIDTLSYAMGVQYTQGLKQYITMQLDVDTAYIDEFVKGLNDGVKSGDSKKKAAYYAGIQIGRQIANGLIKQANYDLFGEDSLQTISMKNFMAGFVAGTTEKYGVMDMKSAVATVERLSEAIKTRTMEKTYGYNKKAGEDFLAANAKKEGVVTLPSGVQYKVLKEGNGAIPADTSMVTMHYEGRLINDSVFDSSYKRNQPYTARCNQNIKGFTEALTHMPQGSVWEIYIPQELAYGPRQAGAKVLPFSALIFKVELLEVK encoded by the coding sequence ATGAAAAAGTTTTTTTCCATGGCTGTTATGGCCATTGCCGTTGCTGCAATGACATCATGTGGTAACGGAACACCAAAAGAGAGTCTTAAGAGTGATATCGACACATTGAGCTATGCCATGGGTGTTCAGTACACTCAGGGTCTGAAGCAGTATATCACTATGCAGCTCGATGTTGACACCGCCTATATCGATGAGTTCGTAAAGGGACTTAACGATGGTGTTAAGTCTGGCGACAGCAAAAAGAAGGCTGCTTACTATGCAGGTATCCAGATTGGCCGTCAGATTGCTAACGGACTTATCAAGCAGGCTAACTACGACCTCTTTGGTGAGGATAGCCTCCAGACTATTTCAATGAAGAACTTCATGGCAGGCTTTGTTGCAGGTACAACAGAAAAGTATGGCGTTATGGATATGAAGAGCGCTGTTGCTACTGTTGAGCGTCTGTCAGAAGCTATTAAGACCCGCACAATGGAGAAGACCTATGGCTACAACAAGAAAGCCGGTGAGGACTTCCTTGCTGCCAATGCAAAGAAAGAGGGCGTTGTGACACTGCCAAGCGGTGTTCAGTACAAGGTCCTGAAAGAGGGCAACGGTGCCATCCCTGCTGATACCTCAATGGTTACCATGCACTATGAGGGCCGTCTCATTAACGACTCAGTATTTGATAGCTCTTACAAGCGCAACCAGCCTTACACAGCTCGTTGCAACCAGAACATCAAGGGCTTCACAGAGGCTCTCACACACATGCCTCAGGGTTCTGTTTGGGAGATCTATATCCCACAGGAGCTGGCTTATGGTCCTCGTCAGGCAGGTGCTAAGGTGCTTCCTTTCTCAGCCCTTATCTTTAAGGTTGAACTTCTTGAGGTTAAGTAA
- a CDS encoding FKBP-type peptidyl-prolyl cis-trans isomerase → MDKLSYALGLGIGQQLAQMGAGSDLNVDDFAQSIKDVLEGRELKVSHREAQELVQSYFAKKEEKMNAERAEKGKAAREEGEKYLAENAKKDGIITLPSGLQYQVLKEGNGKKPSAKDSVKCHYEGFLIDGTVFDSSVQRGEPAVFGLQQVIAGWTEGLQLMQEGAKYRFFIPYRLAYGEGGAGALIPPFATLIFDVELIEVM, encoded by the coding sequence ATGGATAAACTGAGTTATGCCCTTGGACTGGGTATCGGACAGCAGCTGGCACAGATGGGTGCAGGCAGCGATTTGAATGTAGATGATTTCGCACAGTCAATAAAGGACGTGCTGGAAGGTCGTGAACTGAAGGTGTCACACCGTGAGGCACAGGAGCTTGTTCAGAGCTATTTTGCCAAGAAGGAAGAGAAGATGAATGCCGAGCGTGCAGAGAAAGGAAAGGCTGCCCGCGAGGAAGGCGAGAAATATCTTGCTGAAAACGCAAAGAAGGATGGCATTATCACATTGCCAAGCGGACTTCAGTATCAGGTACTGAAGGAAGGCAACGGTAAGAAACCAAGTGCAAAGGATTCTGTGAAGTGTCACTACGAGGGCTTCCTCATCGACGGAACAGTGTTCGATTCTTCTGTACAGCGTGGCGAGCCCGCAGTATTCGGCCTGCAGCAGGTCATCGCAGGATGGACTGAGGGTCTGCAGCTTATGCAGGAAGGTGCCAAGTATCGTTTCTTCATTCCTTATCGTCTGGCTTATGGCGAGGGTGGAGCAGGCGCACTCATTCCTCCTTTCGCAACTCTTATCTTCGACGTGGAGCTTATTGAAGTAATGTAA
- a CDS encoding SIR2 family NAD-dependent protein deacylase has translation MKKKIVVLTGAGMSVESGLKTFRDADGLWEEYPVQKVATHEGWEADPTLVTNFYNMLRKKCWGVKPNEGHKLVAQLEEKYDVTVVTQNVDNLHEMAGSTKVVHLHGELMKVCSSRDVDDPRYIQTLTPDNCEITPGTKAGDGSLLRPYIVFFGEAVPNISIAAEEAQEADIFIIIGTSLNVYPAAGLIHYVRPGVPVYLIDPNPISAGSNVQQIQKGATEGMKELTKILM, from the coding sequence ATGAAAAAGAAGATAGTTGTACTCACAGGTGCCGGCATGTCAGTGGAAAGTGGTCTGAAGACCTTTCGCGATGCCGATGGTTTATGGGAAGAGTATCCCGTTCAGAAGGTTGCCACCCACGAAGGATGGGAGGCCGACCCTACTCTCGTAACAAATTTCTATAACATGCTACGCAAGAAATGCTGGGGTGTAAAGCCTAACGAGGGACATAAACTCGTAGCACAATTAGAAGAAAAATACGATGTCACCGTAGTAACGCAAAACGTTGACAACCTGCACGAAATGGCTGGCTCAACGAAGGTGGTTCATCTTCACGGCGAACTGATGAAGGTGTGCTCAAGCCGCGATGTTGACGATCCTCGCTACATACAGACGCTAACGCCCGACAACTGCGAGATTACCCCTGGAACAAAAGCTGGCGACGGATCTCTGCTACGTCCTTATATAGTATTCTTCGGTGAGGCTGTGCCTAATATTTCCATAGCCGCTGAGGAGGCTCAGGAAGCTGACATATTCATCATCATCGGAACCTCGCTCAACGTCTATCCCGCCGCAGGACTTATACACTATGTGCGTCCTGGCGTTCCTGTCTATCTGATAGACCCCAATCCTATCAGTGCAGGCAGCAACGTACAGCAGATTCAGAAAGGTGCTACAGAGGGAATGAAAGAACTTACAAAAATCCTTATGTAA